One part of the Ornithodoros turicata isolate Travis chromosome 2, ASM3712646v1, whole genome shotgun sequence genome encodes these proteins:
- the LOC135383126 gene encoding galactoside alpha-(1,2)-fucosyltransferase 2-like isoform X1 translates to MPSRRLWLLYLLTVGIIIYLAYNLATQMLDLHGFDPYEDIPWAPGLGNATVAKGAWTTHTGGRLGNQMGGYAALYALVKVNQRQAYVHPDMHIVLTRYFRITLPVIGRKALQTMNWTSYTLEDRMNEDYAHIQDLYVWFQGFPCSWTFYHSIREEIVKEFTFHEHIRDKAWKTLQGLRGNRTEPTFVGIHVRRGDYVRFIHERYRGVVADKTYFQRATGYFRSRYKELIFVVVSNDIAWCKENIDASLGDIYFPGDGDEKFPGDDLALLVQCNHTIMTLGTFGYWAGYLAGGEVVYLANFTLPDSPMLNFFFPPAAYLPEWVGIEADLSPVLRRNAGVDSNSNILSIFTCIIIVGLMLVEFV, encoded by the exons ATGCCATCTCGCAGGCTTTGGCTGCTATATCTGCTAACCGTCGGAATCATCATTTACTTGGCTTACAACCTAGCTACACAAATGCTCGACCTGCATGGTTTTGATCCTTACGAGGACATCCCATGGGCACCAGGACTAGGCAACGCCACAGTAGCCAAAG GTGCTTGGACAACACACACCGGAGGGAGATTGGGAAACCAGATGGGTGGATATGCTGCCCTCTACGCGTTGGTTAAAGTGAACCAACGGCAGGCTTACGTCCATCCTGACATGCACATAGTCCTAACCAGATACTTCCGCATCACACTCCCcgtcattggtcggaaagcacTTCAGACGATGAACTGGACATCTTACACGCTAGAAGACAGAATGAACGAGGATTATGCTCATATTCAAGACCTGTATGTCTGGTTCCAAGGCTTCCCCTGCTCCTGGACTTTCTACCACAGCATTCGCGAAGAAATTGTTAAGGAGTTCACATTCCACGAACACATCAGAGACAAGGCTTGGAAGACACTGCAAGGGCTAAGAGGAAATAGAACTGAGCCTACATTTGTCGGTATTCACGTCAGGCGCGGCGACTACGTCCGCTTCATTCATGAACGGTACAGAGGTGTCGTAGCAGACAAGACTTACTTCCAGAGAGCCACTGGTTATTTTAGATCGCGTTACAAGGAATTGATATTCGTTGTGGTCAGCAACGATATCGCGTGGTGCAAAGAAAACATCGACGCTTCGTTGGGTGACATCTACTTCCCCGGAGACGGGGACGAAAAATTTCCTGGCGACGATTTGGCTCTGCTCGTCCAATGTAACCACACCATCATGACACTCGGGACGTTCGGCTACTGGGCAGGCTATTTAGCCGGTGGGGAAGTCGTCTACTTGGCTAACTTCACGCTCCCTGATTCACCAATGTTGAATTTCTTTTTTCCACCTGCCGCGTATCTACCAGAGTGGGTCGGTATTGAGGCTGACCTCTCCCCGGTTCTAAGGCGGAATGCGGGGGTCGACAGTAATAGTAATATTTTGAGTATTtttacatgtattataatagtaGGCCTGATGTTAGTTGAATTCGTTTAA
- the LOC135383126 gene encoding galactoside alpha-(1,2)-fucosyltransferase 2-like isoform X2, whose translation MLDLHGFDPYEDIPWAPGLGNATVAKGAWTTHTGGRLGNQMGGYAALYALVKVNQRQAYVHPDMHIVLTRYFRITLPVIGRKALQTMNWTSYTLEDRMNEDYAHIQDLYVWFQGFPCSWTFYHSIREEIVKEFTFHEHIRDKAWKTLQGLRGNRTEPTFVGIHVRRGDYVRFIHERYRGVVADKTYFQRATGYFRSRYKELIFVVVSNDIAWCKENIDASLGDIYFPGDGDEKFPGDDLALLVQCNHTIMTLGTFGYWAGYLAGGEVVYLANFTLPDSPMLNFFFPPAAYLPEWVGIEADLSPVLRRNAGVDSNSNILSIFTCIIIVGLMLVEFV comes from the exons ATGCTCGACCTGCATGGTTTTGATCCTTACGAGGACATCCCATGGGCACCAGGACTAGGCAACGCCACAGTAGCCAAAG GTGCTTGGACAACACACACCGGAGGGAGATTGGGAAACCAGATGGGTGGATATGCTGCCCTCTACGCGTTGGTTAAAGTGAACCAACGGCAGGCTTACGTCCATCCTGACATGCACATAGTCCTAACCAGATACTTCCGCATCACACTCCCcgtcattggtcggaaagcacTTCAGACGATGAACTGGACATCTTACACGCTAGAAGACAGAATGAACGAGGATTATGCTCATATTCAAGACCTGTATGTCTGGTTCCAAGGCTTCCCCTGCTCCTGGACTTTCTACCACAGCATTCGCGAAGAAATTGTTAAGGAGTTCACATTCCACGAACACATCAGAGACAAGGCTTGGAAGACACTGCAAGGGCTAAGAGGAAATAGAACTGAGCCTACATTTGTCGGTATTCACGTCAGGCGCGGCGACTACGTCCGCTTCATTCATGAACGGTACAGAGGTGTCGTAGCAGACAAGACTTACTTCCAGAGAGCCACTGGTTATTTTAGATCGCGTTACAAGGAATTGATATTCGTTGTGGTCAGCAACGATATCGCGTGGTGCAAAGAAAACATCGACGCTTCGTTGGGTGACATCTACTTCCCCGGAGACGGGGACGAAAAATTTCCTGGCGACGATTTGGCTCTGCTCGTCCAATGTAACCACACCATCATGACACTCGGGACGTTCGGCTACTGGGCAGGCTATTTAGCCGGTGGGGAAGTCGTCTACTTGGCTAACTTCACGCTCCCTGATTCACCAATGTTGAATTTCTTTTTTCCACCTGCCGCGTATCTACCAGAGTGGGTCGGTATTGAGGCTGACCTCTCCCCGGTTCTAAGGCGGAATGCGGGGGTCGACAGTAATAGTAATATTTTGAGTATTtttacatgtattataatagtaGGCCTGATGTTAGTTGAATTCGTTTAA